The Ananas comosus cultivar F153 linkage group 7, ASM154086v1, whole genome shotgun sequence genome has a window encoding:
- the LOC109712510 gene encoding LOW QUALITY PROTEIN: CBL-interacting protein kinase 7-like (The sequence of the model RefSeq protein was modified relative to this genomic sequence to represent the inferred CDS: deleted 2 bases in 1 codon): protein MDSKPGGGNGKSRVLLGKYEVGRLLGRGTFAKVYHGRSVSDGSCVAVKVLDKPEVVGTGAGPRVLREVSAMRGLSHPNVLRLLEVMATRSKIYLVMELAPGGDLLSLLTRSRGGRLPEPAARRYLLQIVAALRYCHARGVAHRDVKPQNLLLARDGALKLSDFGLAALAEQRGRDGRLHTACGTPAYAAPEVALRRAGAGYDGARADAWSCGVILFVLLAGRLPFDDANIPLMYRRIHRRDYAFPPWVSPAARRVVARLLDPNPETRLTIEALAEHPWFKRSLSLDSQLSLMGAPAAPPPMNAFEIISLSAGLDLSGLFDEGSGRTRRRRRGRRFTSTEPAARVVARVEEAGRKLGFAVGRRKEGARGIGGLGWALSVEVAEVAPPLILVQLTPEYGGGGGGGSEEFAWAELRSELGDVAVAWHGGEDDE, encoded by the exons ATGGACTCGAAGCCCGGCGGCGGCAACGGGAAGAGCCGAGTGCTGCTGGGGAAGTACGAGGTGGGGCGGCTGCTGGGCCGCGGGACGTTCGCGAAGGTGTACCACGGGCGGTCGGTGTCGGACGGCAGCTGCGTGGCGGTGAAGGTGCTGGACAAGCCGGAGGTGGTGGGCACGGGCGCGGGGCCGCGCGTGCTGCGCGAGGTGTCGGCGATGCGGGGGCTCTCGCACCCGAACGTGCTGCGGCTGCTGGAGGTGATGGCGACGCGCTCCAAGATCTACCTGGTCATGGAGCTGGCCCCGGGCGGCGACCTCCTCTCGCTCCTCACCCGCTCCCGCGGGGGGCGCCTCCCGGAGCCCGCGGCGCGCCGGTACCTGCTGCAGATCGTCGCAGCGCTGCGCTACTGCCACGCGCGCGGCGTGGCGCACCGCGACGTGAAGCCGCAGAACCTGCTCCTCGCCCGCGACGGCGCGCTCAAGCTCTCCGACTTCGGGCTCGCCGCGCTCGCGGAGCAGCGCGGCCGCGACGGGCGCCTCCACACGGCGTGCGGCACCCCGGCCTACGCGGCGCCCGAGGTCGCCCTCCGCCGCGCCGGGGCCGGGTACGACGGGGCGCGCGCCGACGCGTGGTCGTGCGGGGTCATCCTCTTCGTGCTCCTCGCGGGGCGGCTCCCCTTCGACGACGCCAACATCCCGCTCATGTACCGGAGGATCCACAGGCGCGACTACGCCTTCCCGCCCTGGGTCTCCCCCGCCGCGCGCCGCGTCGTCGCGCGCCTCCTCGACCCCAACCCGGAGACGCGGCTCACCATCGAGGCCCTCGCCGAGCACCCCTGGTTCAAGCGCTCCCTCAGCTTGGACTCGCAGCTCTCGCTCATGGGCGCaccggcggcgccgcctccg aTGAACGCCTTCGAGATCATCTCGCTCTCGGCGGGGCTGGACCTCTCGGGGCTGTTCGACGAGGGGAGcgggaggacgaggaggaggaggagggggaggaggttCACCTCGACGGAGCCCGCGGCGAGGGTGGTGGCGCGGGTGGAGGAGGCGGGGCGGAAGCTAGGGTTCGCGGtggggaggaggaaggagggggCGAGGGGGATCGGAGGGTTGGGGTGGGCGCTCTCAGTGGAGGTGGCGGAGGTGGCGCCGCCGCTGATCCTGGTGCAGCTCACGCCGGagtacggcggcggcggcggcggcggcagcg aggagttCGCTTGGGCGGAGTTGAGGTCCGAGCTCGGGGACGTCGCCGTCGCGTGGCACGGCGGCGAAGACGACGAgtga